In a single window of the Mesorhizobium shangrilense genome:
- a CDS encoding glycosyltransferase has protein sequence MRVLHLITNMLASGGAEVMLLRLARASAEDRPIIVSLMDVSDRHQALVAEYGLDVRSLNARSTAGLLGAGMKLGRIIRDESPDAVMCWLYHAMIVGQLGAWHSRLDVPVYWNVRQSLDDIGSLSASTRMALRLTRLLSSRPAGIVFNSRRALDLHRSYGYRNQNCIVIPNGFDPVPHAPVGHVTPTVFGIAGRLHRQKDYGTFFAAAAQVHRAHPDARFIAAGAGLTPDSDAVRHMLDAAGLPADAVELRGNVSDMVGFYRDIDCLVLSSRTEGFPNVVAEAMSLGKPVISTDVGDAAAIVEDTGFIVPASDPPALAEAMKRMVSIDPSRYAAMSRAARQRIESTYSLQHVAARYRAFLCETARDRCGMAAGAAQNPAA, from the coding sequence ATGCGTGTCCTGCATCTCATCACCAACATGCTTGCAAGCGGCGGGGCCGAGGTCATGCTGCTGCGGCTGGCGCGCGCCTCGGCGGAGGACCGCCCCATCATCGTTTCGCTGATGGACGTGTCCGACCGCCACCAGGCGCTGGTCGCCGAGTACGGGCTGGACGTCCGCTCGCTCAACGCACGTTCGACGGCAGGTCTTCTGGGCGCTGGAATGAAGCTTGGGCGCATCATCCGGGATGAGAGTCCGGACGCCGTCATGTGCTGGCTGTACCATGCCATGATCGTCGGCCAGCTGGGAGCGTGGCACTCCCGCCTCGATGTGCCTGTCTATTGGAACGTGAGGCAGTCGCTCGACGATATCGGTTCGCTGAGCGCCAGCACGAGGATGGCGCTGCGGCTGACCCGGCTGCTGTCGTCCCGACCGGCCGGCATCGTGTTCAATTCCCGCCGTGCGCTCGACCTGCACCGCAGCTACGGCTACCGCAATCAGAACTGCATCGTCATCCCCAACGGGTTCGACCCGGTTCCGCACGCCCCGGTCGGCCACGTCACCCCGACCGTCTTCGGCATTGCGGGGCGGCTGCATCGGCAGAAGGACTACGGCACGTTCTTTGCGGCGGCGGCGCAGGTGCATCGGGCACATCCCGATGCCCGCTTCATCGCGGCAGGCGCGGGGCTCACACCCGACAGCGACGCCGTCCGCCACATGCTCGACGCGGCAGGCCTTCCGGCCGATGCGGTGGAGCTTCGCGGCAACGTGTCCGACATGGTGGGCTTTTATCGCGACATCGACTGTCTGGTCTTGTCGTCGCGTACCGAGGGGTTTCCGAACGTGGTCGCCGAGGCGATGAGCCTGGGCAAGCCGGTCATATCGACGGATGTCGGCGATGCGGCCGCAATCGTGGAGGACACGGGCTTCATTGTGCCCGCGAGCGATCCTCCAGCCCTGGCTGAAGCCATGAAGCGGATGGTCAGCATAGATCCCAGCCGGTACGCGGCAATGTCGCGGGCGGCAAGGCAGCGCATCGAGAGCACCTATTCGCTGCAGCATGTGGCGGCGCGCTACAGGGCATTTCTTTGCGAAACGGCGCGGGACCGCTGCGGCATGGCGGCAGGTGCGGCACAAAACCCGGCGGCATAG
- a CDS encoding FAD-dependent oxidoreductase, with protein sequence MPQNTAPADREDVIVIGAGPSGLAASLALCRGGVRPLILERDDGVGGLMRSLRWRDFIVDLGRKELYTRFPEVDTLWSQALGEEYGPYPHRVGSLYQGRIVELSSRYRGMLRGIPPSWLLAGGWAMLRGWLGARAGSPSSYEAYWHGRVGSVFARVLAQGYWEKFRGRRWSEMAAPEPEAASGPSASGGMVRQALSLARRGGVQTQSAWRHPMRGTGQLFETFHRQIETEGGRVRFHAEVVAIRPRPGEGFEIEFAEGGKSHLRTARKVISSLPIERLVELLGWPVDGRSDSREFQRSVILVYLFLDEPPRFPHAWLEVNDPDMPVGRVTNYAAFGGGMVPAGHTALCVEFFCQSDDAIMARGEDEVAELAIEQLASCSLIDRARLIGTEVRRLPRTNAAASWREQQTERRQSLLHGLTRYPDLYHVNRPGSDWASLAGLLAAQAILTGDRKVFDVRGDPTIRHTDAPIRPDVAAAARPVGAIAPSAG encoded by the coding sequence ATGCCCCAGAACACAGCCCCCGCAGATCGTGAAGACGTCATCGTGATCGGGGCGGGGCCGTCGGGGTTGGCCGCGTCGCTCGCCTTGTGCCGCGGCGGCGTCCGGCCCCTCATCCTCGAACGGGACGACGGCGTCGGGGGGCTGATGCGATCGCTGAGATGGCGAGACTTCATCGTCGATCTGGGCCGCAAGGAACTTTACACACGCTTTCCGGAAGTCGACACCCTGTGGAGCCAGGCGCTCGGGGAGGAGTATGGGCCCTATCCCCACCGCGTCGGCAGCCTGTATCAGGGCCGTATCGTGGAGTTGTCCAGCCGATATCGCGGGATGCTGCGCGGCATCCCGCCCTCGTGGCTGCTTGCCGGCGGCTGGGCGATGCTGCGCGGCTGGCTCGGTGCGAGGGCGGGATCGCCGTCATCCTACGAGGCCTACTGGCATGGCCGCGTCGGCAGCGTCTTCGCCCGCGTGCTGGCTCAGGGATACTGGGAAAAGTTCCGGGGGCGGCGCTGGTCGGAGATGGCTGCGCCGGAGCCGGAGGCCGCGTCCGGGCCATCCGCCTCGGGCGGCATGGTCCGCCAGGCCCTCAGTCTTGCCCGCCGCGGCGGTGTCCAGACCCAGTCGGCGTGGCGGCATCCGATGCGGGGCACCGGCCAACTGTTCGAGACCTTTCACCGCCAGATCGAGACCGAAGGCGGGAGGGTGAGGTTTCATGCGGAAGTCGTGGCCATTCGCCCGCGTCCCGGGGAAGGATTCGAGATCGAGTTTGCGGAAGGTGGAAAATCGCACCTGCGCACGGCCCGCAAGGTGATTTCCAGTCTGCCGATCGAGCGACTCGTCGAATTGCTCGGATGGCCGGTCGACGGCCGGTCCGACTCGCGCGAGTTCCAGCGCAGCGTTATCCTCGTCTACCTCTTCCTCGACGAGCCCCCGCGGTTTCCCCACGCCTGGCTGGAGGTCAATGATCCCGACATGCCGGTCGGGCGCGTGACCAACTATGCGGCGTTCGGCGGCGGCATGGTGCCCGCGGGCCATACTGCGCTCTGCGTCGAGTTCTTCTGCCAGTCCGACGACGCAATCATGGCGCGCGGCGAGGACGAGGTAGCCGAGCTTGCGATCGAGCAGCTGGCGTCGTGCAGCCTGATTGATCGAGCGCGGCTGATCGGAACCGAGGTCCGGCGCCTGCCGCGCACCAATGCCGCCGCAAGCTGGCGCGAGCAGCAGACCGAGCGCCGCCAGTCGCTGCTGCACGGCCTCACCCGCTATCCCGATCTATACCATGTCAACCGGCCTGGTTCGGATTGGGCGAGCCTTGCCGGGCTGCTCGCCGCGCAGGCCATACTGACGGGGGATCGTAAGGTCTTCGACGTGCGCGGGGACCCGACGATCCGGCACACCGATGCGCCGATCAGGCCGGACGTCGCCGCGGCCGCCCGGCCCGTTGGCGCCATCGCCCCGTCTGCCGGTTAA
- a CDS encoding polysaccharide deacetylase family protein — protein MREGDARNSGGFVLSLDFELMWGVNGTRTIDQHGEHVLGARQVIPRLLDLFEQHGIGCTWATVGFLFCHDRDELLSSLPQIRPAYVDRKLSNYAYLDQVGADERRDPYHFAPSLISRIAERPRQEIGTHTLSHYYCLEDGQTAEAFRADLDAALKLGSAAGHRIRSIVFPRNQVSNEALGVCRDAGVTIYRGAGRPAGGLGVPRSRDSRLRRVIRLADSYVEMGPRAEPSVETHAGMVDVPASLFLRPFSRRMAAGERFKIQRILAAMRRAAQRGGLFHLWFHPENFGVDQERNLGMMATIAKEAARLRELHGWPSLNMAEAAAVAISATGASAQRLESASAR, from the coding sequence ATGCGCGAGGGGGATGCGCGCAATAGCGGTGGTTTCGTCCTCTCGCTCGACTTCGAGCTGATGTGGGGCGTCAACGGCACGCGCACGATCGATCAGCATGGTGAACACGTGCTTGGCGCACGCCAGGTGATCCCGCGCCTGCTGGACCTGTTCGAACAGCATGGCATTGGATGCACCTGGGCAACCGTCGGCTTCCTGTTCTGTCACGATCGCGACGAGCTTCTGTCGTCGCTGCCGCAGATCAGGCCGGCCTATGTCGACCGAAAGCTGTCGAACTACGCCTATCTGGACCAGGTGGGCGCCGACGAGCGCCGCGATCCCTACCATTTTGCTCCCAGTCTCATCAGCCGCATCGCCGAACGGCCGCGTCAGGAGATCGGGACGCACACGCTCAGCCACTACTATTGCCTCGAGGACGGGCAGACGGCGGAGGCTTTCAGGGCCGACCTAGACGCAGCGCTGAAGCTCGGGTCGGCTGCAGGCCACAGGATTCGCTCGATCGTGTTCCCGCGCAACCAGGTCAGCAACGAAGCGCTCGGCGTCTGCAGGGACGCCGGGGTGACCATCTACCGTGGCGCGGGCCGCCCCGCCGGCGGGCTGGGGGTGCCGCGCAGTCGCGACAGTCGGCTCCGGCGCGTCATCCGGTTGGCCGACAGCTATGTCGAAATGGGTCCTCGCGCCGAGCCATCCGTCGAGACGCACGCCGGCATGGTGGACGTGCCGGCAAGTCTTTTCCTTCGGCCATTCTCCCGGCGGATGGCTGCTGGTGAACGCTTCAAGATCCAGAGGATCCTGGCCGCCATGAGGCGGGCAGCGCAGCGTGGAGGGCTTTTCCACCTGTGGTTCCATCCCGAGAATTTCGGTGTCGACCAGGAGCGCAACCTCGGCATGATGGCCACGATCGCCAAGGAAGCAGCCCGCCTCCGCGAGCTTCATGGCTGGCCGTCCCTCAACATGGCCGAGGCGGCGGCCGTGGCCATCTCCGCGACGGGCGCCTCCGCACAGCGTCTGGAGAGCGCGAGCGCCAGATGA
- a CDS encoding glycosyltransferase family 4 protein produces MSPAQIDAVTAPAQFPASSSERRPRIAVIASLTSSLVNFRLELLRGLVQRGCEVHAFAPEDDRETIERLRALGVGFTRIPMSRTSARPTEDLATLLALVRGFRAFRPDIVLPYTMKPIIYGGIAARLTGTPHRFALVTGLGYVFIDRTRSLRAAALRWLSVRLYRTALRGVERVFVYNEADAAELHAHGIVADELVSRVPGSGVDTTHFAASPPPAGPPVFLMVARLLRDKGVAEYVAAAKLLRARHPQARFQLLGPFDPNPAAISRAEVDAWVRDGAIEYLGQTKDVRPYLAACSVFVLPSYREGMSRTILEAMATGRAVVTSDGPGCAEPVAHGLTGFVAPVRNSEALAAAMETFVIDPSLISDMGAAGRRRVEENYDVRVINRVLFAGMRLDQTMAELEALSASGRARTA; encoded by the coding sequence ATGAGCCCTGCACAGATCGACGCGGTCACCGCTCCGGCGCAATTCCCCGCCTCCTCTTCCGAACGGCGTCCCAGGATCGCCGTCATCGCAAGCCTCACCTCTTCTCTGGTAAATTTCCGGCTCGAGCTCCTGCGCGGGCTGGTGCAGCGTGGCTGCGAGGTCCACGCCTTCGCCCCCGAGGACGACCGCGAAACCATCGAAAGGCTGCGGGCCCTCGGCGTCGGCTTTACCCGCATTCCGATGTCGCGCACGTCGGCTCGCCCGACGGAGGACCTCGCCACGCTGCTGGCGCTCGTGCGCGGCTTCCGCGCCTTCCGACCAGACATCGTCCTGCCCTACACCATGAAGCCGATCATCTACGGCGGCATCGCCGCGAGGCTCACCGGCACGCCCCACCGTTTCGCCCTGGTGACGGGCCTTGGCTACGTGTTCATCGATCGCACGCGCAGTCTGCGGGCGGCAGCGCTGCGCTGGCTGAGCGTGCGCCTCTATCGGACGGCGCTACGCGGCGTGGAACGCGTTTTCGTCTACAACGAGGCCGATGCTGCCGAGCTCCACGCACACGGCATCGTGGCCGACGAGCTGGTCTCCCGCGTGCCCGGATCAGGCGTGGACACCACTCATTTCGCGGCCAGCCCGCCACCGGCCGGACCACCCGTCTTCCTGATGGTCGCTCGGCTGCTGAGGGACAAGGGCGTGGCGGAATACGTGGCGGCGGCAAAGTTGCTGCGCGCCCGGCATCCACAGGCGCGCTTCCAGCTGCTGGGTCCCTTCGATCCCAACCCTGCCGCCATCTCGCGCGCGGAGGTGGACGCCTGGGTCCGAGACGGGGCCATCGAATATCTCGGCCAGACGAAGGATGTGCGTCCCTATCTTGCGGCTTGCTCGGTCTTCGTGCTCCCTTCCTACCGCGAGGGCATGTCGCGCACCATTCTCGAAGCGATGGCGACAGGCCGTGCGGTCGTGACCAGCGATGGCCCGGGCTGCGCCGAGCCCGTCGCCCACGGCTTGACCGGTTTCGTTGCGCCCGTCAGGAACAGCGAGGCGCTGGCTGCTGCAATGGAGACGTTCGTGATCGATCCCTCCCTGATAAGCGACATGGGCGCCGCTGGACGGCGTCGGGTGGAGGAGAACTACGACGTGCGCGTCATCAACCGCGTCCTCTTCGCGGGCATGCGCCTCGATCAGACCATGGCGGAACTGGAGGCCCTCTCCGCAAGCGGCCGGGCGCGCACAGCATGA
- a CDS encoding nucleotide sugar dehydrogenase: MSDFPVRERIAVVGLGYVGLPVAVAFARVAEHTVGYDIAEARVRALNEGRDETGELSASELGSTRLRLSSQAESLAGATMYILTVPTPVDGARRPDFRPLLSACAAVGPHLRQGAIVVVESTVFPGATEEVCGPALERASGLKSGHDFFLGYSPERINPGDREHRLETIVKVVSGQDAATLERVADAYGAIVKAGIHRASSIRVAEAAKVIENTQRDINIALMNELSMIFERLDIPTKEVLAAAGTKWNFLRFSPGLVGGHCIGVDPYYLTAKAEEVGYQPQVILAGRRINDGMGRFVAQKAIKLMVSAGIAPSSARVGVLGITFKENVPDLRNSRVPDIIDELKSFGIDPLVHDPHCCALTAKHEYGLSLDELPRFRNLDALILAVPHASYLAADAGVGDMVRSGGVLIDLKGTLADGRRSDDLVRWSL, translated from the coding sequence ATGAGTGACTTTCCGGTACGCGAGCGCATCGCCGTCGTGGGTCTCGGCTATGTCGGCCTTCCGGTGGCCGTCGCCTTCGCAAGAGTGGCAGAACACACGGTCGGCTACGACATCGCGGAGGCTCGTGTTCGCGCCCTCAACGAGGGCCGCGACGAGACCGGAGAACTCTCGGCGTCGGAGCTGGGCTCGACGCGCCTCCGCCTGTCGAGCCAGGCCGAAAGCCTCGCCGGGGCAACCATGTACATCCTGACGGTTCCGACGCCCGTCGACGGCGCCCGACGACCGGACTTCCGTCCGCTCCTGTCGGCCTGCGCCGCTGTCGGTCCACACCTGCGCCAGGGCGCGATCGTGGTCGTCGAAAGCACCGTCTTCCCGGGCGCCACGGAGGAAGTCTGCGGGCCGGCGCTCGAGCGGGCGTCGGGGCTCAAATCAGGGCACGACTTCTTCCTCGGCTACTCTCCCGAACGCATCAATCCGGGCGATCGCGAGCATCGGCTAGAGACCATCGTCAAGGTGGTCTCCGGCCAGGACGCGGCGACGCTGGAGCGGGTGGCGGACGCCTACGGCGCCATCGTCAAGGCCGGCATTCACCGCGCGAGCTCGATCCGCGTCGCCGAGGCGGCCAAGGTCATTGAGAACACGCAGCGTGACATCAACATCGCCCTGATGAACGAACTCTCGATGATCTTCGAGCGGCTCGACATACCGACCAAGGAAGTGCTCGCGGCGGCCGGTACGAAGTGGAACTTTCTGCGCTTCTCGCCCGGCCTGGTCGGCGGCCATTGCATCGGCGTCGACCCTTACTACCTGACCGCCAAGGCCGAGGAAGTTGGATATCAGCCGCAGGTGATCCTCGCCGGACGCCGCATCAACGACGGCATGGGCAGGTTCGTCGCCCAGAAGGCGATCAAGCTGATGGTTTCGGCCGGCATCGCGCCGAGCAGCGCCAGGGTCGGGGTGCTGGGCATCACCTTCAAGGAGAACGTGCCCGACCTGCGCAACTCCAGAGTCCCGGACATCATCGACGAGCTGAAGAGCTTCGGCATCGATCCGCTGGTCCACGATCCGCATTGCTGCGCCCTGACCGCGAAGCACGAATACGGCCTGTCTCTCGACGAACTGCCTCGCTTCCGCAATCTCGACGCGCTGATCCTCGCCGTGCCCCACGCGTCCTATCTCGCCGCCGATGCAGGCGTCGGCGACATGGTCCGCTCCGGAGGCGTGCTGATCGACCTGAAGGGCACGCTGGCGGATGGTCGCAGGTCAGACGACCTCGTGCGGTGGAGCTTGTGA
- a CDS encoding NAD-dependent epimerase/dehydratase family protein → MRTVFVTGSAGFIGFHLSQLLLREGFRVVGYDAMTDYYDPALKRRRHAMLHQHPHFSAHEDLLEDMDRLRAACAQAKPDVIVHLAAQAGVRYSLENPRAYVDANLVGAFNVLECAREIGVGHLLMASTSSVYGANDVMPFSERQKADTQLTLYAATKKANESMAHSYAHLWNIPTTMFRFFTVYGPWGRPDMALFKFVAAGFEGRPIDVYNHGMMARDFTYVTDLVRGIRLLIDVPPPAVQGRGEPVEGDSLSAAAPYRVVNIGNSESVPLMEFVEAIEEEIGRPIERNYMEMQKGDVPATWADAGLLQRLTGYRPDTPVSEGIREFVRWYRDYYDVRPAAAE, encoded by the coding sequence ATGCGCACGGTATTCGTCACAGGGTCGGCAGGCTTCATAGGCTTTCACCTCTCGCAGCTCCTCTTGCGCGAAGGTTTCCGCGTCGTCGGCTACGACGCCATGACGGACTACTATGACCCGGCGCTGAAGCGGCGGCGCCACGCGATGCTCCACCAGCATCCCCACTTTTCGGCTCATGAGGATCTACTGGAGGACATGGACCGGCTCCGCGCCGCCTGTGCACAGGCAAAGCCGGATGTCATCGTGCATCTCGCCGCCCAGGCGGGGGTCCGCTACAGCCTGGAAAACCCGCGCGCCTATGTCGACGCGAATCTCGTCGGCGCTTTCAACGTACTCGAATGCGCGCGCGAGATCGGCGTCGGCCATCTCCTGATGGCCTCGACGTCCTCGGTCTATGGCGCCAACGACGTGATGCCGTTCAGCGAACGGCAGAAGGCCGACACCCAGCTGACGCTCTACGCAGCCACCAAGAAGGCCAATGAGAGCATGGCCCATTCCTACGCCCATCTGTGGAACATCCCGACGACCATGTTCCGGTTCTTCACGGTTTACGGACCCTGGGGACGGCCCGACATGGCGCTGTTCAAGTTCGTCGCCGCGGGGTTCGAGGGGCGGCCGATCGACGTATACAATCACGGCATGATGGCGCGGGACTTCACCTATGTGACCGATCTCGTGCGCGGCATCCGGCTGCTGATCGACGTGCCGCCGCCGGCGGTCCAGGGGCGGGGCGAGCCGGTCGAGGGTGACAGCCTGAGCGCCGCGGCGCCATACCGGGTCGTCAATATCGGCAACTCCGAGAGCGTTCCCCTGATGGAGTTCGTAGAAGCGATCGAGGAGGAGATCGGTCGTCCCATCGAGCGGAACTACATGGAGATGCAGAAAGGCGATGTGCCGGCGACGTGGGCCGATGCCGGGCTGCTGCAGCGACTGACCGGCTACCGCCCGGACACGCCGGTCAGCGAGGGAATACGCGAATTCGTGCGCTGGTATCGCGACTATTATGATGTGAGGCCGGCTGCCGCCGAATAG
- a CDS encoding SxtJ family membrane protein yields the protein MSGGFHEPLVRHEPTVGPSDRSFGLTVGGILAAIGVVRSAFHWEVGVASAVMLAIASVLIVLALVRPTALAGANRRWMQLGALLARIVNPLVLFVVYAVAFVPIGLFLRLRGYDLLRLKPAPAGASYWINRTSDTMVERMTKQF from the coding sequence ATGAGTGGAGGCTTTCATGAACCCCTTGTTCGGCACGAGCCGACCGTAGGGCCCTCCGACCGGAGCTTCGGACTGACGGTGGGCGGCATACTGGCGGCGATCGGCGTCGTCAGGAGCGCGTTCCACTGGGAGGTCGGCGTGGCCTCGGCGGTGATGCTCGCCATCGCCTCCGTTCTGATTGTGCTGGCGCTAGTCCGCCCGACCGCGCTGGCCGGCGCGAACCGTCGGTGGATGCAGCTCGGCGCCCTGCTCGCCCGGATCGTGAATCCGCTGGTGCTGTTCGTCGTCTACGCGGTGGCGTTTGTGCCGATCGGCCTGTTCCTGCGGCTGCGCGGCTACGATCTGTTGCGACTGAAGCCAGCCCCCGCAGGCGCAAGCTATTGGATCAATCGAACGTCCGACACGATGGTCGAACGCATGACAAAGCAATTCTAG
- a CDS encoding DUF5989 family protein, producing MELVHEVFDYFKTRKKYWLAPILVFLALFGGLLFLTQGTAVAPFVYTLF from the coding sequence ATGGAATTGGTTCACGAGGTATTCGACTATTTCAAGACGCGCAAGAAGTACTGGCTTGCGCCCATACTGGTGTTCCTGGCGCTGTTCGGCGGCCTGCTGTTCCTTACGCAGGGAACCGCGGTGGCTCCGTTCGTCTACACCCTCTTCTAG
- a CDS encoding carbamoyltransferase — protein MNILGISALYHDSAAALVRDGQIIAAAQEERFTRIKHDSDFPHRAIAYCLEEAECDLEAIDHVVFYDKPFLKFERLAETYLATVPHGFQSFRTAMPVWAKEKLFQKSLLRKELAKLPGAKGWNGSLLFTEHHQSHAASAFFPSPFDRAAVVTLDGVGEWCTTSVGRGNGNRLEIDHEIHFPHSLGLLYSAFTYYTGFKVNSGEYKVMGLAPYGVPRFAKLILDNLLDLRDDGSYRLNQDYFNYCTGLTMTSEKFHDLFGGPPRKPEAPLTQREMDLAASIQEVTEQAVMHIARFARRSTGERNLCLAGGVALNCVANGKLLRAGVFDSIWIQPAAGDAGGAIGAALAVWHQHAGMPRPELNGSGDHMKGAYLGPAFSNEAIELRLNEAGARYERLDDDEVIFKTADLLAGGQAVGWMQGRMEFGPRALGARSILGDPRSPTMQKTLNLKVKYRESFRPFAPSVLREDVNDWFDCDVDSPYMLLVADVAKRRQRDMTSNERALFGIDKLNVPRSDIPAVTHVDYSARVQTVHQETNPRYWALLSAFKQRTGCPVLVNTSFNVRGEPIVCTPEDAFHCFMGTEIESLVVGNCLLRKEHQDSKLAVNYKEQFALD, from the coding sequence ATGAACATCCTGGGTATCTCCGCCCTGTATCACGACAGCGCCGCGGCGCTGGTCAGGGACGGCCAGATCATCGCGGCCGCGCAAGAAGAGCGGTTCACGCGCATCAAGCACGATTCGGACTTTCCGCATCGGGCCATCGCCTATTGCCTCGAGGAAGCTGAATGCGACCTCGAGGCCATCGATCACGTCGTCTTCTACGACAAGCCGTTCCTGAAGTTCGAGCGTCTGGCGGAAACCTATCTGGCGACCGTCCCGCACGGCTTTCAGTCCTTCCGCACAGCGATGCCGGTCTGGGCCAAGGAGAAGCTGTTTCAGAAATCGCTTCTCCGCAAGGAACTGGCCAAGCTGCCGGGGGCAAAAGGATGGAACGGATCGCTGCTGTTCACCGAGCATCACCAGTCGCATGCCGCCAGCGCGTTCTTCCCGTCGCCCTTCGACAGGGCGGCGGTCGTCACGCTCGACGGCGTCGGCGAATGGTGCACGACCTCGGTGGGCCGCGGCAACGGCAACCGACTTGAGATCGACCACGAGATCCACTTCCCGCATTCTCTCGGACTGCTCTACTCCGCCTTCACCTACTACACCGGCTTCAAGGTCAATTCCGGCGAGTACAAGGTGATGGGCCTCGCGCCTTACGGCGTACCGCGTTTTGCGAAGCTCATACTGGACAACCTTCTCGACCTCCGTGACGACGGCTCGTACCGGCTGAACCAGGACTACTTCAACTACTGCACCGGCCTGACGATGACCTCCGAGAAGTTCCACGATCTGTTCGGGGGACCGCCACGCAAGCCGGAGGCGCCGCTGACCCAGAGGGAGATGGACCTTGCCGCCTCCATCCAGGAGGTGACGGAACAGGCCGTCATGCATATTGCGCGGTTTGCAAGGCGCAGCACAGGCGAACGCAACCTCTGCCTGGCTGGCGGCGTCGCTCTGAACTGCGTGGCGAACGGCAAGCTCCTCAGAGCCGGCGTGTTCGATTCCATCTGGATTCAGCCGGCCGCAGGCGACGCCGGCGGCGCGATCGGCGCGGCGCTGGCGGTTTGGCATCAGCATGCCGGCATGCCGCGACCCGAACTGAACGGCAGCGGCGATCACATGAAGGGGGCCTATCTCGGCCCCGCCTTCTCCAACGAAGCCATCGAACTGCGGCTCAACGAAGCCGGAGCGCGCTATGAGCGCCTCGACGACGACGAGGTGATCTTCAAGACCGCGGATCTGCTGGCCGGGGGACAGGCCGTCGGCTGGATGCAGGGACGGATGGAGTTCGGGCCGAGGGCGCTTGGGGCGCGCTCCATACTCGGGGATCCCCGCTCGCCGACCATGCAGAAGACCTTGAACCTGAAGGTCAAATACCGCGAGAGTTTTCGACCCTTCGCACCGTCCGTCCTGCGGGAGGATGTCAACGATTGGTTCGACTGCGATGTCGACAGCCCGTACATGCTCTTGGTCGCCGACGTCGCAAAGCGCCGTCAGCGCGACATGACCTCGAACGAGCGCGCCCTGTTCGGCATCGACAAGCTCAATGTCCCGCGGTCGGACATCCCTGCCGTGACGCATGTCGACTACTCGGCGCGGGTGCAGACCGTGCACCAGGAGACCAATCCCCGCTACTGGGCCCTGTTGTCGGCCTTCAAGCAACGAACCGGCTGCCCCGTCCTTGTCAACACCAGCTTCAACGTCCGCGGCGAGCCCATCGTCTGTACGCCCGAAGACGCCTTCCACTGCTTCATGGGGACAGAGATAGAAAGCCTCGTCGTGGGCAACTGCCTGCTGAGGAAGGAACACCAGGACAGCAAGCTGGCGGTGAACTACAAGGAGCAATTCGCTCTCGATTGA